One Dermacentor albipictus isolate Rhodes 1998 colony chromosome 10, USDA_Dalb.pri_finalv2, whole genome shotgun sequence genomic window, AACGCTTCTATGTCTCACCTCCTTTGTCCATGTCTCGTTTTTGCGCCATTACTCTGTAGTAAACCGGACAAACATTGACGAGGGTTTGCCCTGCTTATTTGTTTCTACATCGGTCATAATCTGAAATTTTGCCCTCGTTCAGTACAACGTTATTgcaccgtagttggccggagacCAAAGAACAATCACTTGATCAGTATTAAGCCAAAGAATATACGTAACTACTGTTGTTATTTACTTTCATGATTTTAATCATTTTTATCTAAACCGTGAACTTATTTTATGTTTTATCTGCTCAATAATTTTCAAACATTTCTCCTATATTGTATGCACACCGGGTGTTTCACCGAACATTTTCAgtattttttaaagattgcctgtagCAGAGAACACAGTTGTTGTTCATGATGGGTTCCACACGAAATGGCGGACACTggttgcacaaaaaaattgaaatgaataatcgactaattaacaagaattaactaattaagtttttaactgatgacattatggcccatattacaGTTTACAAATTTTAGCCGTGGAGTTCGCGAGTCGGATCCACTCGCAAGGAATTCTCAGGatcacaccagtttcgagataataattccctaactttgcggagaaatgcattggcgttccagttactttctcaacaaaatgtcgttttatgcagcaaagctttgttttgttACTTTCGTTAAGTTTTGTTAATTCGTCGATTATGCATTTAaactttttgtgcaagtagtctCCGCCACTTCGAGGAGACCAGCTCATGAACAATAATTGTGCTATCAGCTACAGGCAACCTTTAGGAATTTCTGAGTGTTGGCCGGATACACCCTATATATTTCCAGGCTAGGTTCACTttgtcatgctttttttttttcatttctcataAGATGTCCCGCTTgcagtttttactttgggacccCTTCCTGTATAAAAGTGCTTCTGTAATAATTTACTGATCcataaaattgaattgaatcgAACGCACTTAGCAAACTTAACACAAAAAGGTAAGTTCCAATACCGATAAAGAAACAGCGCAAGGAAAGGACGAAACGGGGCTCTTACTGACAGAAAACTTACTGGTATTGACATGAATACATAGATCAGAAAATCACAGCTCCCATCAGCTTGTAAAATTGCTTGCTAGTTTGGAACACAATTGAGCGTACGTGCATACCTGGCCAGTGTCTCCTGGCTCCACGGGTGGGTTTCATTTTCACCGCTGTCGTCGGTGTGGCTCGCAAACGTAATGCCGAGAATTCGCAGCGCCATCTGGACTCCCACGACGGCCAGGCTGGCGTACTCTTCCTGCAGCTGCGGGTAGTACAGAGGGGGCAGGCCGAATGCGTGCGGAACAACCAGCGTCCTGGTGGCTCTCTCAATGGTCATCGCCGTGCCATCGAGCAAGTGGAGCAGGCGAGCGCGTCTGTCTGAACCGGGTGCGCGGTCACAGTTAGTGCCGCCGCCATTGTCTCGGTTCTGGAGGGCGACTTTTTTCCTGATGAAGTCCGTGGGTGTGAGAATCGAACTGGCGTTGTTTTCGCGGTCCCAACCGCACAGCTCCGAAGGCGTTCCAGCGGGGAAACGAAGCATGCTGACATTCTCTAGCATCTTGGTGGCGGCCAGTGCGTCAACGCGCGTCATCCACTCGCGAGAAAAGACCTGTTTTATGGAACCCTTGAGCATGGTCCTGAAGTAGGCGTCTATCGCCTTCTGCGAGCTCTGGGACACCGACAGCAGCCGAGTTAGGAGAGGAGGCCAGGCGCTACCGAAGACTCCCGACGTCTCCTCGTAGCACGATTCCCTGAGCAAGTCGGCCGTACGCTTCGGCCCCGAAAGCCGGTAGTCGTACCGCACCACGTGAGCCATGATAAGAACCAGTAGGTACAGCGGCCTCGCCGCGGAAGTCGTCTGGACGAGGACGACGTCGAGATCGTGGCAGACGGCGTCAAACCGACGCGTTTCCACAGAGGCGCCGTTCACTTTCGCTGCTACGTGTCGACTCAGCGCGTCGGCCCACATCGGCCCAGAGAAGCGTCCGCAAACCAGTTCGTCCATCTTCGCTCGCTTCGGCGCGTCGTTGTACTGTTTCCGCGCTCTGTCTCTATCCAGCGCAACGACTTCGTCGAAGATGGCACCGGACACATTGCCTTTCCCGACTATGGCTTCCAGCACGCTGGCCAGGTAGCGCCTCAGCCCTTCGGCCCTCGCGCGGTCCCCGCCCACCCGCTGCGTGAACGAGGGCTGCACGTCGACGGCGTAGTGCATCTCGCCGCCTGCATTCCAGGAGGCGACCTCGAACAGGGAGTGGAAGCCGTGCACGAAGGAGATGCGAACCGAGTCTGCGAATAACGCCTCGGGTGCGGTCTCTTTCAGCCACGCTGCCGCGGACAAGTTCAGCTCCTGGAAAACGTTGCGCATTATTCGGAGACGCTGTTCGATGTGCGCGCAGTTGAAGAGACATTTGCCCGGCCTAGCGTGCTACTACGGCAGATATAGGTGATGCGTGGAATGACACGCTCATGCATAGAAAACACGCACACGCAACGTGCGCGAGTAATTACAAGCACGGAATACAGAACTGAGAGTACTTTATTTTCTAACAAGTTTACTTGGGAGCTTGCATGTGCCTGGAAGCCCCCTTACGGCAGCAGTGGCACCTACCATGACATCTACCATAGgtatacaatgaaaaaaaaaaaacattttataaCACATCAAACTACGGCGAAATTATGGAGAAAAATGCACCGTAGCATCGACATGCCTAAGATGCAATTATTCCACATTACAATGTTCCGCTACAGCAGCAAAAATACGAAATAAATACGGTAGACAGTATAGAAAATACAACAATAATATAAGATCTACTCGTACTTATTTCTATTCGTAAGgacgtaaattttttttcttttttttcctatcaCGCAGCACACTCGGTAACAGGCGGCTAAAGTTTCAGGTCCCAAAAACAGACTATTAGCACCTTCGTTGCGCGCAAAGCACCTGAAGAGTTATAGGCTAGTGCTTGAATAACGCTAAGGAGACCTCATAATTTAAATGTTCTGTAATGAGCAAAAACCGCAAACTTATGTATGAGGTCCTGCTGCGAGTATTCGTTTTTTCGGTGCCCTTGTTACGTATACATATAGTAGTACAGTATGTACGGACTATATACCGACAAGAAAGACGCGGAGACAAACGCTGAATTTAAACTAAAATGTATTTTCGTGAAGCACCCATAAGTGCACTGGCGCACATGAACACCAATGAAACTGCCACGCCGCCTACTATAGCTCAAACTAAGACGACTCTACATAATTATAACATACATATCTCAAGCCTTCAGGGATACAACCAGTTAGATTTAGTCAACTTCTAGCAGAAGCCATCTCACGGTGGCGTTAATGCGACTGGCATTAAAGCAACGCATAGCGACGCATCGTAGTGCCATCGTCGAAACGCGTCACGTGAGAACCGTGCGCTGCCGTCGGGCTCCTCTCGCTTTTCtctggacacgctgtgccatGTTGCGGTGCGTGGGCGCCACGAAGACCGTTCGTGGCCTACGAGGTGCGTGGCGCACTAGTGCGCTCAAACGTTGAGTGTTCTTCCCTCGCTGCCCTCAGGCATTGGTGGTGCAGCCCTGCGTGCTAGAGTCAAACTGCTTTGCTAGGAGGATCCGCGTACCGCGGGGTCAATTTCGCCCAGTACTGGCGAAATATTAAACGGTGGCTATTGTAATGCCACATCGGCCGCCATTCGCTCCCTATCATCGGCCAGAGTGCGTTACACCGCATTCATTTATTACTCAATGGCGTCGCATACAAACCAATTCATACCCGCACCTAAACCTCTTACACAAGCAGCACCCGACATATTACACAGACATctgcccgtggtgcggcgcgaaacccacgctggcccacataacgtgggaatgtacggctaggccaagcaacgtcaattcaccttttctaagtgtcacagacttcgtacggcagtgggaggcactactcgcaagcgaggatcaggggagcccgttggccctcctggaccaagctcagcgagccgcaagagccagtggagcgctggactgagggccccaatcagacctgccataactccgattaactgagcaatgaagttttttttctctctctctctccagcgtcGCCGGCACTAGCCGCTATAGGGTACGTGAACATGAAGCGATATGGTAAGCGAGAATGACCTAACATTATGTACTTACTGCACTAGTGCGATAGGTCTGACACAAGCCGATGGTATTAGTAAAGCCAAAGGTAACAATCTGCTACATCGCGCAAGTGCATCACGTTCAGTCAGTGCCAACTTCCGTCCTGCTAATACGAGAACGGATGCTTCATAGCTCGGAAGAGTGTTACGCGAAGGAGCTTTGCCTAACTGAAGCGTAGTTTAACTATTTCCCTACCATGGGAAAAATGGAACTGCTGCACTGAATATTTTATCTAATACATAAAAAAAATgtagaatgaatgcacttttcgcGCATAAAATATTTATCAACGGGATATATGCCATAAAAAACATGAATTGCCAGAATTAAGAATTACcgagaagggggttaaccgaggggcccgatttttattagtcatatcataagcagccaaccaacactgacaccaaggacgacataggggaaattccttgtgcttaataaatgaaataatgaaacgataaatggaaattaaagtggatgaaaaaacaacttgccgcaggtgggaaccgaacccacaaccttcgcatttcgcgtgcgatgctctaacaattgagctaccgcggcgccgttttcccatccactttcttgggtatttatgtgtcctagtagaaccctgggtgtgttagccagcgccaccactcaaagacctcggcggcggacgtggaacgtccttatttgccgcaggcgtcacgagaccgtgatctttttggggtgaaggcaactggtcaataaacccacatatgctacctgaaggcctcaatgttgccggattcgagaccctcgttatgtaataaacgagaaaaagggggttaaccaaggggcccgatttttattagtcatatcataagcagccaacaaacacggacaccaaggacaacataggggaaattacttgtgcttaataaatgaaataaagaaacgataaattaatggaaattaaagtggatataAAAACaacagaccctggttcgattcccacccagcccatcttgcaagttgtttttagtTATAAATTGCCTTCCCGGATTTTTCGGTCAcgaccaacgccgccgacaccgacgacaccggcttttctgcgacaagagctccttaacgctgtcgcgttaaaatttaaTTACAAGCGCTACAGTCGGGCGTGCCGAGCTgctttccatcgtcgtcactctgACTCTATGTTCGCcaaaaaggcagcatcctcagactagctgctgctcgatccatcgaTGAGATGAGACGCAGCGGAATCACGAGATTTTGGAAGCGCGAGCACCACTTCCggaggcagccatttttgcttcCTACGTTGATGATCGCGAACATGGAGGACGGAAACGTCCTCCATGATCGCGAAAGTTCGAAGCGTGCATGTTCAAAAATTACCGCCTTTGGAGAAACAtcaaactgcttagaaaacaaaattttGTTCTTCTCTTCACGTCCGGTGGCGAAGTGTGCCCATGAGGGATGCGGATGTTCTCAAAATTGGCATTTCAAACATTCGATAGCGTGCCACCATTTGCGCTTTCTGTTTGACGATCGCGAAACTTCAAGCCGCATTAAAAAATTACCGCCTCTCCGAAAAATatcgaactgcttagaaaacaaaaatgttgttCTTTCCGCTCACGTCCGATAgtgcagtgtgtccgtgagcggctcggaaggtctcgaaagcgaCATTTCAAGCCATCGATAGCGGGCGAACGATGCACAATTGGCGTGGTACGGAAAGAGTTAACGAGAACAGTACTAGTATTGCACTGACCTTCCATATGCTGCTTAACTGCGATTGTAAAGTGTCGGTAGCACGATATTCGTTAACATTCAGTCTTCTTTTTAAATTTCGTTTGACGTGGACACTCGAGTAAGACAAGAACGGTTCAGACGCGTTGTAGTTGTACAAAGCGTCAAAAGATGCCCGTCTACGGCTCTGTGACGACGCGGCTTTCCGTGACGGGTATACTCGAATAAGACAAAAAAAATTCGTTGTGGTTTAACTCTGGTTAAACCTAGTCGAGTAGCGATAGCTACCGACCCCCGGCTGCGCTTAGGCTTCGCTTGTAGTTAGACATCTTATTAAACTGTTATTAAGGCGTCGCTTGTAGTTAAACATGTTGTTATTAAACTGTTATTATTAAACTGTCATTATTAAACTGTTATTAAGGAGTCGCGGTCACCTCCGCGACGAGCCGAATCGCCGGAGAATCGAGGcccgtggtgtgacgtcacatagAGGGCGCGGCGAACGCTCAACGGTAGGAGCGGTGGCCGCACGGCGACCGCGACGAGCCGTGTTGCTGGAGAATCGAGGcccgtggtgtgacgtcacagtgcgGCCACGGCTCAAAGTGCGGCGACGGCGAAGGATCGAAATCCTGGCGTAATATAGCTATCGCTACAAAACGCCCTACCTTGAAGAGCGAGTCGGCGACAGCTGCGAGGTTGAGCGCGTGGCCGTAGAAATCCAGGCAGGAGCGGTACAGGAGCGAGGCGCTCCGCTCGGCGACGCCGTCGTCGCGTTCCAGCGACAGCTGAGCGTGACGGACGTCGCTGAAGTTGCGCGCCGCGTCCGCCGCGAAGGAGGACGGCGCCACGTCGGCGCGAAGCCAGCGCCCGCACACGTGTCGGTAGAAGTCGTCGCAGGGCCTCACGCTCGCGTCCACCACGCTGTTTATGTACTCCGCCACCTGAATGGTGGATGGATTCGTCGCCAACGACATCCCGCCTGTCGCTGGCCGCCACTTGGGGATCGAGACGGAAGGGGCGTAGTCGAAGAGAACCAGTTGaaaacgcacgcacgcgcgaCGGGGTTTGCTAGAACGCCACCTGGTTCACTTTTCTATGACTCCTTGGTGCGCTCGTTGGCGCATTGCTATGAACTTTCGGGAGGAGGACAACCGGGGCGAATCGGTTAATATCCATTTCGCTCACAACTACCAAAAGTGACGCTTCCCTCTTTTGTTTACGTGCGGAGTTGCACGCGTTACAAAAAAATATGCAACTGATTAAAATCACAATTACTTATTTCCATAATGTAATTGATTACCGTTAGCAAGTGGTGCCCCATGAATGTAACTGAGCAATTAGTaaaagtaatcgattactttAACGTTATACTTTCGGCGCAATTTTGATAACATTGCAACAATACAGTAAATAAAACGAGTTCAATTGGCTGTTTTGGTGCCCGCTCGGCAGCCCTTCATAAATGATTTATCTTCACTAATAATTGCTTTTCAAAATATCACTTCGTAATATtccctcgttttcttgtgaagcGATCTGGTAGCCATACTGATAATTCGCTCGATGCGTGCTCAGGAGAGGAGGGCTGTGAAGTTACTTAGCCACAAGATTGTATACTCAATGCTGCGATGCTTGGGTCtggcatacttgaagaaaagagcgctaagaagacgcggactaaaagaagaacatgtacgacggacaaggcgctacttccaactaaatgtttttttgcagaatggtctagagatagactagaacgggagatattagaagctttctacattTCAAAGGCCGAGGGCAAGTGCATTAgctgcccttcagtgacgcttactgaaaaagagatagcttttctaatgagatagggaggtcgtgatttCACGATGGGCCATTCTAAGTTGTATCTATTTAAAGTCCTGTTTCTTCGAAAAAAcagaagtagcgccttgtccgtcgtacatgttcttcttttagtccgcgtcttcttAGCGCTCcattcttcaagtatgcaaaaccaactcgcccacatcaagcttctgccgCTTGGGTCTGGATTCGTTGTGAAGCGCAACCCTTCATTGATGCTGGAGCTAGGGGGAGCGCTTCCGATATGGCCAGAGAAAAATATAAATATCCCATATCGGTGTAATGTTTGCTTactaggctagttggttcattgcaACTTATGTAACAGTGAGAAAAAAGTAAGGAAGCGACGACAAATACAGACCGACAAAAAGAGCCCTGATTTCCaacagttggaagtcagcgctctttcCAATCGGTCTCTATCGTCGTCCCTTCCTTATGTTCGCGCTGTTACATAAGTTCCTATGTAGGTGCTTCCCTGGCATCAATACCGGAGTGGACATCGCTATCGAGCCATAGAAGCGCCGTTTCAGTTTGGTGGCCAACATCTGGTGGACCTCCTCGCGGTGCCCACAGTCGTTAGCCATTTACAATTAAATTAAATTAGCCATTTACACGTACTATCACGGCTAATTGTAACAGACGCCGCATACACTCACGTTCCATGAAACAGTGACCAAATCTGCAATGCAGTTTAATCTATAGCTGGACATCATTCAGCCCAAAAAATATTGTTCGCGTGTTACAGTCGTAAAAATCTGTGTATAAGCCACGTAGTATCAAACAGATAAAATACATGTGCGTTTAACGGCCAAGATCTGTCTATGCCAGAGAAGTCATAGACTGCGCTAAGCGAAGAATTCAGCAACCGCTCTTGCTGCCTATAAAGGCTGCTTATAAGTGCCtccaagagagagggagaaaaatttATTATGGGAGGAAAGCTAAGAGGTCGGACTTTCAAGAGAAGTGTGCAAATCTGGAAGTCTACGTATATGATCGCGGCGATCGGTGCAGCAGGCGTCACCTTTCGGCACTCGTTGCTGATGCAGGCGAGGTCTATctcgtgcgcgttctgcaggAGCTTGCTCACCACGAGCGCCAGCATGATGCAGCCGACAGCTGAGGCGGCCACGATTAGCAGCACTGACTGGCGCCGAAACATCAAAGCGGCTTCTGCGCCAGACACGAAGGGAAGGTAAAAATGAGTTCTGACGTTCGGAGTGCCGAAATCGCAATCTGATTTCGAGGCAAAGTCGCAAGAACAACTGCCGGTTCTCAAAGTATCGTCTTAAAACTTCATTTTTGTTGATTTTTTGGTAAGATGTTGATTACTAGAAAGAAAATCAAACTtccttcttgttttatttttggaaTTTCGCGCCGAGACCCTTAGTATTGACATAAGTCAGTGCGACGTCATGAATTTCAAGTGCGTTCTCGTACTGTTGAAGTTATTTGTGCTCTCTCAATTGAGTTTTGCGCTATAGGGGGCTAACACTAGCAAGGCAAGGCTACTACGACGCATGTACATACACTCGTGAGGCAATGACAGGTGAAGTAAACGACcaaacagccaaaacacacaattTTTTTAAGACGGAGCTATACCTCGGAAATGGAGAAATAGTTAATCGCAGCATCATTTGAATCAACtactttcttgcatttaaaagaaaatgttaaaattTTCTGACTGTTGATTGcacacttcattttttttatttctgtttagAAAAAATTACctaatttagaaaaaaatgtgaaaattGAAGCACCAAGTTCACAACTCTTAACTCAGCAATAAAGGTCATCACGCGCAGTCATGCACACTGCATCTAATGGGCCATCTAGAGCGGTCGGAATTGATACGTTATACTGTTATACACCACTCTGAAATATATCGCAAACCATCGCGGTGCCTGAGTTACTGTGGCATTTTGATGCTCAGAGCGAGGTAGTGTGTTTGATTGCCAGCCCTGGCGGGCGCGCTTATAAGGGAGTGGCAGGCAAGCCCAAGTGCTGGGCTCTAAGACGTTGAACACCACGAatcattttatttattaattaattagctTAGTAATTTGGTAATTAATTAACGCCATCCTTAATGAATGCATTAATTCATTTATTACTTAGTTAATGAATTAATGATTCAATGCATTATTGAATTAATGCATTAATCAATCATTCAACTCATCAATcgattaatcaatcaatcaatcaaacaaacaaaccaggCTGAAGCTTGCAGGTTTCCCGGTACCGCTTTTAACCAGCATCGCTAAAAGCCTCGCAACAAGCCTTAAAAGAAAGCAATTGGCAGCTACTCATTCTGAGAATCGCTCACAGCAAATGGTTGCGGTTATCCCATATGAGCACCAGGCTGCGCataatctcaaaaaggttgtcagcagggcaggcgtTAGGTTGCTGTTCACTTCcagaaataagttaggtagcctgtgccatcaAGTCAATCGGGAGGCCGAGGACAACAAAAAAGTTGTAAGaagcagcacagacagaggtttgttggtgactgttgtgactgtgtggtgtacaagatccccctttcatgcaagcgtttttcaTATCGGCCAGACCgggcggtgcatcaatgaccgcatgcgcgaacactcaaACAAAGTTCAAGAACGAGCTAGAGATAGTCAGTTaccactgcattgcaatgaatgcggctgcaagccgtcttttTAAACATGTAACCTACctgtcaaaataccgcgatgaccgcacacgtcttatttccgaagctttccagATTCATGTTAGCGGCGTAGCACGTGTAAGTCTTCCCTcaatttctctccttccgaaggaggagattgccttcctatcgcattaattgcatttttctcccctgcgcatgctgaatttGTTGATTCTCTGCTTTGAGATAGCGGCgtagtatatatatgctgactgcaAGAATAAAGACAcgtggttgttagtcagcgctttTGTCTGTGTCTCTCTCCTcttcctgttgtttagcgctgttttactgctcgtaatcatgaaccaaccagcctaaATGCATACTCTTCTGGTTCTAAGCAGCGTGCCTGGATTACGAGTTGAGTCCTTGCTTTAAGTCCGAGGAATTAGGCCTTTATATTCATTGAATAATTACGTTTAACGTCCCAAAATAAAGCTATCAGAGACTGCTGCAGGGGAGGGCTTCGACCcagcgctgctaagcgcgaggtctcgggatcgaatcccggccacggcgtccgcttttggatggggcaaaatgcaaaaatgcccgtgtaccatgcattgggtgcacgtcgaagaaacccagctggtcgaaattattccggagtccctcaccatggcgtgcctcataatcagatagtggctttggcacgtaaaacaaacaagcaaaaatttTCGAACCAGCAGCCTTCTGCTCAGTAGCAGAATGACCTAGTGACTGTGCCACCACGGCGGATGGACAACTTTGTGGTGGTGAACCAGTAGCACTGTAACGTAAGGCTACTCTGAtccgttatttttttattttattttagttcacaatactgtcaatcccgattgggattattacaggagtgggcatATGGTCATCAAAAAAGTACAATGTGAGCAAACACTG contains:
- the LOC135920286 gene encoding uncharacterized protein isoform X3, whose protein sequence is MGSPKAEKNAKEKKARKKRKSPETAHAPAHQEKTPSPETETTSSGFTPPMQNHEKSNKEQSHLQEGPEYNGLSMTAPTYEGVKGITRNSAKRVSREIDDSIAKDAVKHAAKDAAKDVAEDTDKLAVEVAVHDAFRRDNIPATGKNAPVRLEPETKPQEERSLSSIANLCPPSSYEQITPFALLSIGGRRSSAGHYRSAEAALMFRRQSVLLIVAASAVGCIMLALVVSKLLQNAHEIDLACISNECRKWRPATGGMSLATNPSTIQVAEYINSVVDASVRPCDDFYRHVCGRWLRADVAPSSFAADAARNFSDVRHAQLSLERDDGVAERSASLLYRSCLDFYGHALNLAAVADSLFKELNLSAAAWLKETAPEALFADSVRISFVHGFHSLFEVASWNAGGEMHYAVDVQPSFTQRVGGDRARAEGLRRYLASVLEAIVGKGNVSGAIFDEVVALDRDRARKQYNDAPKRAKMDELVCGRFSGPMWADALSRHVAAKVNGASVETRRFDAVCHDLDVVLVQTTSAARPLYLLVLIMAHVVRYDYRLSGPKRTADLLRESCYEETSGVFGSAWPPLLTRLLSVSQSSQKAIDAYFRTMLKGSIKQVFSREWMTRVDALAATKMLENVSMLRFPAGTPSELCGWDRENNASSILTPTDFIRKKVALQNRDNGGGTNCDRAPGSDRRARLLHLLDGTAMTIERATRTLVVPHAFGLPPLYYPQLQEEYASLAVVGVQMALRILGITFASHTDDSGENETHPWSQETLARYKKMQNCYALQFPASHGPLADHQFELASVAPDAVQLAHSEKARLDPAAGSWQRRRATSALFFRRVCLALCKSAEAPGDAHGGDEATLHAACLLGVASVPRFYEVFACAEDDRMTHMRECFDD